A window of Haliscomenobacter hydrossis DSM 1100 contains these coding sequences:
- a CDS encoding aminotransferase class V-fold PLP-dependent enzyme — protein MSTRRNFLQKFSALAALSATPPFLDSAQGKTFLRSIDRVGGLSLEESIQDETFWYQVRQAYTVSSSLINLNNGGVCPQPKVVQEAVERYNRLSNETPSYYMWRVLDEGREPLRRRLADLAGCSAEEVAINRNSSEALETVIFGLRLQAGDEVVLTKQDYPNMINAWKQREKRDGIVLKWINLEFPSEDKNYIVKTFAEAFTAKTKVVHVTHLINWIGQILPVKEIAQEAHKRGIEVLVDGAHTFAHFQYSIPDLGCDYYGTSLHKWLCAPFGSGMLYVRKDKIKNLYPLLAAPDAESEDIRKFENLGTRSFAIEQGINQAIDFHEMIGGERKEKRLHYLKNYWAEKVNKLPKVQVKTSLKPEFGCAIGMLAIDGKKPGEVADFFYRNFKIHSVAIEWENIKGVRLTPNVYTTTRELDTLVTAIQQLSKQA, from the coding sequence ATGTCCACGCGCCGCAATTTCCTGCAAAAATTCAGTGCTCTAGCGGCTTTGAGCGCTACACCTCCATTTTTAGACAGCGCCCAAGGCAAGACCTTTTTGCGTAGCATTGATCGCGTTGGCGGGCTGAGCCTCGAAGAAAGTATCCAGGATGAAACGTTTTGGTACCAAGTGCGCCAGGCCTATACCGTTTCTTCTTCGCTGATCAACCTCAATAACGGTGGGGTTTGTCCACAACCCAAGGTGGTACAAGAAGCGGTAGAGCGCTACAACCGCTTGAGCAACGAAACGCCTTCCTACTACATGTGGCGGGTGCTGGACGAAGGCCGTGAACCCCTGCGTCGGCGCTTGGCGGATCTGGCGGGTTGCTCCGCCGAAGAAGTGGCCATCAACCGAAATTCCTCGGAGGCCCTGGAAACGGTCATTTTTGGCTTGCGCCTCCAGGCTGGCGATGAGGTAGTACTCACCAAGCAGGACTATCCCAATATGATTAATGCCTGGAAGCAACGCGAAAAACGCGACGGGATCGTGTTGAAATGGATCAATCTGGAATTTCCTTCCGAAGACAAAAACTACATCGTCAAGACCTTTGCTGAAGCTTTTACGGCCAAAACCAAGGTCGTACACGTCACCCACCTGATCAACTGGATTGGTCAAATCCTGCCAGTGAAAGAGATCGCACAAGAAGCCCACAAACGGGGCATCGAAGTGTTGGTGGATGGTGCTCATACTTTTGCGCATTTCCAATACAGCATCCCTGATTTGGGTTGTGATTATTACGGCACCAGCTTGCACAAGTGGCTGTGCGCGCCATTTGGCAGCGGCATGTTGTACGTGCGCAAGGATAAAATCAAAAATTTGTATCCTTTGCTGGCTGCACCGGATGCAGAAAGTGAAGACATCCGCAAGTTTGAAAACCTGGGTACCCGTTCTTTTGCCATCGAACAGGGCATCAACCAAGCGATCGATTTCCACGAAATGATCGGCGGAGAGCGCAAGGAAAAACGCTTGCATTACCTCAAAAACTACTGGGCAGAAAAGGTCAATAAATTGCCCAAAGTGCAGGTGAAAACTTCACTGAAGCCTGAATTTGGCTGCGCCATTGGCATGCTGGCCATCGATGGCAAAAAACCGGGGGAAGTAGCCGATTTCTTTTACCGCAACTTCAAAATTCACTCGGTAGCCATTGAATGGGAAAACATCAAAGGGGTGCGTTTGACCCCGAATGTGTACACGACCACGCGGGAGTTGGATACCTTGGTGACAGCGATTCAGCAGCTGAGTAAGCAGGCATAG
- a CDS encoding OmpA family protein, translating to MPRTLTLTLLYCFPLLLCAQNAEDLGRTEPFLIGFKGTIYNFVIPRDGIDPKKGYDPEIEKTTPIGYVYAQKLFITERLLKSTFPGVPKGKEVFAIIYTGRFEVKTPNIYEFLLQSDDGSRLWIDSVEVINRDGSRQFREIKQGKIKLDAGFHDIKVWYFQCFPDRMGLVLMYKTPEDKAFKPFDFKPMEDEAKRYIQQDGEGIKIRFSEKVSFETGKSELVAAADSILAITVRMLNYNPEAKCRIEGHTDDVGNAKDNLLLSQSRAKAVATALKNRGIPTSVQLEVKGYGSTKPVASNSSAEGKSLNRRVDIVIEK from the coding sequence ATGCCCCGTACCTTAACCCTGACTCTCCTTTATTGCTTCCCGTTGCTGCTCTGCGCCCAAAATGCAGAAGATCTGGGTCGCACCGAACCCTTCTTGATTGGTTTCAAAGGAACCATTTACAATTTTGTGATCCCACGAGATGGCATCGACCCTAAAAAAGGCTACGATCCTGAAATTGAAAAAACCACTCCAATTGGTTACGTATACGCCCAAAAACTGTTCATCACCGAAAGGCTTTTGAAGTCTACTTTTCCAGGGGTACCCAAGGGAAAAGAAGTTTTCGCCATCATCTACACTGGACGATTTGAAGTCAAGACGCCCAATATTTATGAATTTTTGCTACAATCTGACGATGGTTCCCGTTTGTGGATTGATTCTGTTGAAGTTATTAATCGTGATGGCTCGCGTCAGTTCAGAGAGATAAAACAAGGTAAAATTAAACTCGATGCTGGTTTTCATGACATCAAAGTGTGGTATTTTCAATGTTTTCCTGATCGAATGGGGCTGGTATTGATGTACAAAACCCCGGAGGATAAAGCCTTCAAACCTTTTGATTTTAAACCTATGGAAGACGAAGCCAAGCGTTATATTCAACAGGACGGCGAGGGGATCAAAATTCGTTTTTCCGAAAAAGTTTCTTTTGAAACCGGTAAATCGGAACTCGTGGCAGCAGCGGATTCTATCCTGGCCATAACGGTGCGTATGCTCAATTACAACCCTGAAGCCAAATGTCGCATCGAAGGCCATACCGATGATGTGGGCAATGCCAAAGACAATTTGCTCTTGTCGCAAAGTCGCGCCAAAGCGGTCGCCACGGCTTTGAAAAACCGGGGGATTCCCACTTCGGTTCAATTGGAAGTGAAAGGATATGGATCGACCAAGCCTGTAGCCAGCAATTCCAGTGCCGAAGGAAAGTCGCTGAACAGGCGAGTGGATATTGTAATTGAAAAATGA
- a CDS encoding T9SS type A sorting domain-containing protein: protein MKKIILSALTVLCLAGLVVAQQTVTCKPDSTIPDTSYGVFPLPYSKTNLKGGISDTACLNTYFDFVFTLSVPKSFNAGIFGELPVNSIQLSTTKAVENMPVGLSYTCNPPNCVFPAESRGCIIISGTPTDVADIGETDLKIKGQVNSVLPIDITFPNAQLFTEGNYFLYIRPQGSAACRTSSTRELAATKLRMGNVPNPFTGSTQIEVDADIRGQFDFRVYDIMGRLIQRRPVQISQGINRIPFEANDLAPGLYVFTLTDGLNTVSRKMVIGR from the coding sequence ATGAAAAAAATTATACTTTCTGCCTTGACGGTGTTGTGCTTGGCGGGTCTTGTGGTTGCTCAACAAACCGTAACGTGCAAACCGGATTCAACGATCCCTGATACTTCCTACGGGGTATTCCCACTCCCCTACTCCAAAACCAATCTTAAAGGTGGCATCTCCGATACCGCCTGTTTGAATACCTACTTCGATTTTGTCTTTACGCTGTCGGTTCCCAAAAGTTTCAATGCCGGGATTTTTGGAGAACTTCCAGTCAACAGCATCCAACTCAGCACCACCAAGGCGGTTGAAAACATGCCGGTGGGGTTGAGCTATACCTGCAATCCGCCCAACTGTGTTTTTCCGGCTGAATCCAGGGGTTGTATCATCATCTCCGGCACCCCTACCGACGTAGCCGATATCGGAGAGACCGACTTAAAAATCAAAGGCCAGGTCAACAGTGTTCTGCCCATCGATATTACCTTCCCCAATGCTCAGCTTTTCACTGAGGGGAATTACTTTTTGTACATTCGCCCACAAGGTTCAGCGGCTTGTCGCACTTCGTCTACGCGTGAATTAGCGGCCACTAAACTGCGCATGGGCAATGTACCTAATCCCTTCACCGGTTCCACCCAGATTGAAGTGGATGCTGATATCCGTGGGCAATTCGACTTCCGGGTGTACGACATCATGGGCCGATTGATCCAACGTCGTCCGGTGCAAATTTCGCAAGGCATCAATCGAATTCCTTTTGAGGCAAACGATTTGGCTCCAGGTTTGTATGTGTTTACGCTGACGGATGGGCTGAATACGGTGTCGCGGAAGATGGTGATTGGGCGGTAA
- a CDS encoding TonB-dependent receptor — MQDLFRSVLAFALLIVAQTNLHAQNAILRGRVTTIDHEPLTGASVYVSPEIGTATDSVGFFELNPVPGNIILTVSFLGYKTFTQSLGIVAGQTVQVDIILQEEATILNTVTFTTGRFEKRLGSETVSIEVLKPSLINNSNKFQLDEALQKVPGLTVIDGQANIRGGSGFSYGAGSRVLLLMDDIPILQLDAGFPNWNDIPIENVGQIEVVKGAASSLYGSAAMNGVVNFRTAYATAEPETKLTLFTSTVDAPADARFKWWDNAPLTFGTSFSHKQKLGKLDLVSSVFYLNETSHNDSTFTKYGRVNLNTRYRLNKRLTLGVNLNLNGGNNSSFFFWKADSLKYSPFPGTVSKNQPLRFNIDPHLTYYDGSGNRHKLLSRYLKVENRVSNGRSNFSEQYYLEYQFQRNIRAIDLNVTAGAVYIGSDVEAELYGDTTFHSRNLATYIDFEKRFGTKLTVSAGFRYESNLINNPGFTYPGGVVGPSQEKEAKPVLRLGANYQIGDYSYLRASWGQGYRFPTIAEKFIFTSLGGFNISPNPDLQSETGWSTELGIKQGLKLGSLKGFLDLALFRTEYQDMMEFNFLGLLRGFSSINTGGVRITGLDASMVGEFALFGCPTVFTAGYLFIDPKFLDFDLRPQEPGVPPTPGQRNAIGSSSTENVLKYRSRHNYKFDIETQLKKFSLGFAGNYFSFQEAIDRTFEFIVPGIKTYREMNNHGVTLLDIRVAYRPIDNLKLSFLVNNVGNVEYVSRPGLMEAPRNFGLRVDWGW; from the coding sequence ATGCAGGACTTGTTTCGCTCGGTGTTGGCGTTCGCTTTATTGATTGTTGCGCAGACCAATCTACATGCCCAAAATGCCATCTTGCGTGGACGGGTGACCACCATTGATCACGAACCGCTCACCGGGGCCTCGGTTTATGTGTCTCCCGAAATAGGGACTGCCACCGACTCGGTTGGTTTTTTTGAACTCAACCCAGTTCCAGGCAACATCATCCTGACGGTTTCTTTTTTGGGCTATAAAACCTTCACCCAGTCCCTGGGCATTGTGGCTGGACAAACGGTACAGGTAGACATCATCCTGCAAGAAGAAGCGACCATCCTGAACACCGTAACCTTTACGACGGGCCGTTTTGAAAAACGCCTGGGCTCAGAAACGGTCAGTATTGAAGTGCTAAAACCCAGTCTGATCAACAACAGCAACAAGTTTCAACTGGACGAAGCCCTGCAAAAAGTGCCCGGCCTTACCGTTATCGATGGACAGGCCAATATTCGCGGAGGTTCCGGTTTTTCCTACGGTGCGGGCAGCCGGGTTTTGCTCTTGATGGATGATATTCCGATCCTGCAACTCGACGCCGGATTCCCCAACTGGAACGACATTCCCATCGAAAATGTGGGCCAAATTGAAGTGGTCAAAGGGGCTGCTTCTTCGCTCTACGGGTCAGCTGCCATGAATGGGGTAGTCAATTTCCGTACTGCTTACGCGACGGCTGAACCCGAAACCAAACTCACGCTGTTTACCTCTACCGTAGACGCTCCAGCCGATGCCCGTTTCAAATGGTGGGACAATGCACCCCTGACTTTTGGTACCAGTTTTTCACACAAACAAAAGCTGGGAAAACTCGATCTGGTCAGCAGCGTATTTTACCTCAACGAAACTTCCCACAACGACAGCACCTTTACAAAATACGGGCGGGTGAACCTTAATACCCGCTATCGACTGAACAAACGCCTGACTTTGGGGGTCAACCTCAACCTCAATGGCGGCAACAACAGCAGCTTTTTCTTCTGGAAAGCGGATAGCCTCAAATACAGCCCTTTTCCGGGTACGGTGTCCAAAAATCAGCCCTTGCGTTTCAACATCGACCCACATCTGACCTATTACGACGGCAGCGGAAACCGGCACAAACTGCTCAGTCGTTATTTGAAAGTGGAAAACCGGGTGAGCAATGGGCGGTCTAACTTCTCAGAGCAATACTACCTGGAGTACCAGTTTCAGCGCAACATCAGGGCCATCGACCTGAATGTTACCGCCGGAGCGGTGTACATTGGTTCGGATGTGGAAGCGGAATTGTATGGAGACACCACTTTTCATTCGCGCAACCTGGCAACTTATATCGACTTTGAAAAACGTTTTGGCACAAAACTGACCGTTTCGGCGGGTTTTCGCTATGAGTCCAATTTGATCAACAACCCCGGCTTTACGTATCCGGGTGGGGTAGTAGGACCTTCTCAGGAAAAAGAAGCCAAACCCGTGCTCCGCCTGGGGGCCAACTACCAGATCGGCGATTATTCCTACCTGCGGGCTTCCTGGGGCCAGGGTTATCGCTTTCCCACCATTGCGGAAAAATTCATCTTCACCAGTCTGGGCGGCTTCAACATTTCACCGAACCCTGATTTGCAATCCGAAACGGGCTGGTCAACCGAGTTGGGCATCAAACAGGGCCTCAAACTGGGTAGCTTAAAAGGCTTTCTGGACCTCGCGCTTTTCCGCACCGAATACCAGGACATGATGGAATTCAACTTTCTTGGCCTCCTGCGGGGCTTCAGTTCCATCAATACGGGCGGTGTGCGCATCACCGGGCTGGATGCAAGTATGGTGGGCGAATTCGCTTTGTTTGGCTGCCCAACGGTCTTTACGGCAGGGTATTTGTTCATCGATCCCAAGTTCCTGGATTTTGACCTGCGCCCCCAGGAGCCAGGGGTGCCACCCACGCCCGGACAACGCAATGCCATCGGCAGTTCATCGACTGAAAATGTGCTGAAATACCGCTCGCGCCACAACTACAAATTCGACATTGAAACCCAGCTCAAAAAATTCTCGCTTGGTTTTGCGGGCAATTATTTCAGCTTTCAGGAGGCTATTGACCGGACCTTTGAATTCATCGTGCCGGGGATTAAAACTTACCGGGAAATGAACAATCATGGCGTAACTTTGCTGGACATACGGGTGGCATATCGACCAATTGACAATTTGAAATTGAGTTTTTTAGTCAACAATGTGGGGAATGTGGAGTATGTGTCCAGGCCGGGCTTGATGGAAGCGCCACGGAATTTTGGATTGCGGGTGGATTGGGGATGGTGA
- the pnuC gene encoding nicotinamide riboside transporter PnuC: MENTQFWHIDFSLIQLGDYALSLIETLAASFCLLAFYLLRQNNQLTWPVAILSNFAYFLFFYQINLYGLMSLQVFLVVYNLITWLRGKGTTAPEIKRLSGMGLILSAIAIFMPTINLTILLAQVHELAPRWFPQPASFNFTDPLLAVSSIVATVLLAKHYLEAWLFWLGIYGLCVVIFAWTGVYLTAGVYMVLLGWAMREYLEWRVMLVKKR; this comes from the coding sequence ATGGAAAACACCCAATTTTGGCACATCGACTTCAGCCTAATCCAACTTGGTGATTACGCCCTTAGTCTGATCGAAACCCTCGCCGCCAGTTTTTGCCTGCTGGCCTTTTACCTCTTGCGGCAAAACAACCAACTGACCTGGCCCGTCGCCATCCTGAGTAATTTTGCTTATTTTCTGTTTTTTTACCAAATCAACTTATACGGATTGATGAGCTTACAGGTCTTTCTGGTGGTGTACAACCTGATCACCTGGCTGCGTGGAAAGGGCACTACAGCGCCCGAAATCAAAAGGCTGTCGGGAATGGGGCTCATTCTGTCTGCCATTGCCATTTTTATGCCCACCATCAACCTCACCATTCTGCTGGCGCAGGTGCATGAGTTGGCTCCCCGCTGGTTTCCCCAACCTGCTTCTTTTAATTTTACCGATCCTCTGCTGGCGGTAAGTAGCATCGTGGCCACAGTATTGCTGGCCAAACACTACCTGGAGGCCTGGCTTTTTTGGCTGGGAATTTATGGTTTGTGCGTGGTCATTTTTGCCTGGACAGGGGTATACCTTACCGCTGGAGTGTACATGGTACTGCTCGGCTGGGCGATGCGGGAATATTTGGAGTGGAGGGTGATGCTTGTCAAAAAAAGGTAA
- a CDS encoding aldo/keto reductase — protein sequence MQYRRFGRTEMQVSEIGYGMWGLAGWTGSDQDEIWKSLELSVELGCNFFDTAWAYGDGRSEEILGKLLRQFPDKKLYVASKIPPKNRKWPSQPQFSLDEVFPSDYIEEYVDDSLKNLGIECIDLMQFHVWEDAWADRDEWKETCARLTTAGKVQHWGISINRWEPNNSLRTLETGRISAVQVIYNIFDQNPEDQLFPLCRKLDIGVIARVPFDEGTLTGTLTKDTTFPPGDWRGTYFVPANLIPSVERADALKPLVPAGMTMAEMALRFILSNPDVHTTIPGMRRERNVRMNMASSDGNGLSVDLLNALKGHRWDREPTAWSQ from the coding sequence ATGCAATATCGCCGTTTTGGACGCACCGAAATGCAAGTCAGCGAAATAGGTTATGGGATGTGGGGTTTGGCCGGATGGACTGGCTCCGATCAGGACGAAATCTGGAAATCCCTCGAATTATCCGTTGAACTCGGCTGCAATTTTTTTGACACCGCCTGGGCATACGGAGACGGGCGTAGCGAAGAAATTTTGGGCAAATTGCTGCGGCAGTTTCCCGATAAAAAACTTTACGTTGCCAGCAAAATTCCGCCCAAAAACCGCAAGTGGCCTTCTCAACCTCAGTTCAGTCTGGACGAGGTTTTTCCTTCCGACTACATCGAAGAATATGTCGACGATAGCCTCAAAAACCTGGGCATTGAATGCATCGACCTGATGCAGTTCCACGTCTGGGAAGACGCCTGGGCAGATCGGGATGAGTGGAAAGAAACTTGCGCGCGTCTCACCACGGCAGGCAAAGTACAACACTGGGGCATCAGCATCAACCGCTGGGAACCCAACAACAGCCTCCGCACCCTGGAAACTGGCCGGATCAGCGCAGTACAGGTGATCTACAACATTTTTGACCAAAACCCCGAAGACCAACTTTTCCCTTTGTGCCGCAAACTCGACATCGGAGTCATCGCCCGCGTGCCTTTTGACGAGGGAACCCTCACGGGTACCTTGACCAAAGACACTACATTTCCTCCTGGCGATTGGCGGGGAACGTATTTTGTACCTGCAAACCTCATCCCCTCCGTCGAACGCGCCGACGCACTCAAACCACTGGTACCCGCTGGCATGACCATGGCCGAAATGGCCTTGCGTTTTATCTTGTCCAATCCTGATGTACACACCACTATTCCCGGTATGCGCCGCGAACGCAACGTGCGTATGAACATGGCCAGTAGCGATGGCAACGGACTGTCCGTGGATTTATTGAATGCATTGAAGGGGCATCGTTGGGATCGGGAGCCGACGGCTTGGTCGCAGTGA
- a CDS encoding sulfatase, which translates to MRSNTKFPIQLGLFSLLFFIANFPMVQPRMVKKPEQKPNILIIFSDDHALAAISAYGSPYIQTPNIDRIGREGALFRNMFCTNSLCAPSRAALLTGKLSHVNGHRDNLSRFNAGQDMFPKRLQAIGYQTSWIGKWHLEANPQYFDYWTVLPGQGQYYNPDFIEMDGQTRRYEGYATDITTDKAIDWLERNRDKSKPFCLVVGQKAPHRNWLPDTTDLHAFDGVKFNIPPTFYDDYSGRIAAGKQEMNVYRDLRVLEDLKVGYKLPRMNEAQRKAWNAYYEPMAEDFKRQNLSGKALDEWKFQRYMNDYLGCVRSLDRNIGRMLDYLDAQQLSKNTVVIYASDQGFYLGEHGWFDKRFMYEESQHMPFLMRYPKLIKPGTQIDALLMGIDFAPTFLELAGAPIPAEMQGKSIVPLLRKKSSKNWRQQVYYHYYEKGEHNVMKHFGIRTKRYKLIRFYDEGEFWELYDLQKDPQEMQNIYADPVNQSLIATLKNQLRDLAIGYADSEAINLLNEK; encoded by the coding sequence ATGCGCAGCAACACCAAATTCCCGATCCAACTAGGCCTCTTTTCGCTCCTCTTCTTCATCGCCAATTTCCCGATGGTTCAACCCCGGATGGTTAAAAAACCGGAGCAAAAACCCAACATCCTGATCATTTTTTCAGACGATCACGCTCTGGCCGCCATCAGTGCCTACGGCAGTCCGTACATTCAAACGCCGAATATTGACCGCATTGGCCGCGAAGGCGCTTTGTTTCGGAACATGTTTTGCACCAATTCGCTTTGTGCGCCCAGTCGTGCCGCCCTACTAACCGGTAAGTTGAGCCACGTCAACGGGCACCGCGACAACCTCTCGCGCTTCAACGCCGGACAGGACATGTTTCCCAAACGCCTGCAAGCCATTGGTTACCAAACCAGTTGGATTGGCAAATGGCACCTGGAGGCCAATCCGCAATATTTTGATTACTGGACGGTACTGCCCGGGCAAGGCCAATACTACAATCCGGATTTCATTGAAATGGATGGCCAAACCCGGCGCTACGAGGGTTACGCCACCGACATTACGACAGACAAAGCCATCGATTGGCTGGAGCGCAACCGTGACAAGTCCAAACCCTTTTGTTTGGTGGTGGGCCAAAAAGCACCACACCGCAATTGGCTGCCCGACACCACTGACTTGCATGCCTTTGATGGGGTAAAATTCAACATCCCGCCTACTTTTTATGATGATTACTCCGGACGAATTGCTGCCGGGAAACAAGAAATGAATGTGTACCGCGACTTGCGGGTATTGGAGGATCTCAAAGTTGGCTACAAGCTCCCGCGCATGAATGAGGCCCAGCGCAAGGCCTGGAATGCTTACTATGAACCCATGGCCGAGGATTTCAAACGCCAAAACCTGAGCGGCAAAGCCCTGGATGAGTGGAAATTCCAGCGCTACATGAACGACTACCTAGGTTGTGTCCGCTCACTTGATCGCAACATCGGACGCATGCTGGATTACCTCGATGCCCAGCAATTGAGCAAAAACACCGTAGTGATTTATGCTTCCGATCAAGGTTTTTACCTGGGTGAGCACGGCTGGTTCGACAAACGTTTCATGTACGAAGAATCACAACACATGCCTTTTTTGATGCGTTACCCCAAGTTGATCAAACCAGGCACCCAAATTGATGCCTTACTCATGGGGATCGATTTTGCGCCTACTTTCCTGGAGTTGGCCGGCGCACCCATCCCTGCCGAGATGCAGGGGAAATCCATCGTGCCTTTGCTGCGCAAAAAAAGCAGCAAAAACTGGCGGCAACAGGTCTATTACCACTACTACGAAAAGGGAGAACACAACGTCATGAAACATTTTGGCATCCGGACCAAACGCTACAAACTCATCCGTTTTTACGACGAAGGGGAATTTTGGGAGTTGTACGACCTACAAAAAGATCCCCAGGAGATGCAGAACATCTATGCTGACCCCGTCAATCAATCCCTCATTGCAACCCTGAAGAACCAACTCCGCGATTTGGCAATAGGTTACGCGGACAGCGAAGCCATCAATTTATTAAATGAAAAATGA